A genomic region of Phragmites australis chromosome 2, lpPhrAust1.1, whole genome shotgun sequence contains the following coding sequences:
- the LOC133909784 gene encoding Bowman-Birk type wound-induced proteinase inhibitor WIP1-like, translating to MKSSTLLVILVLQAVLAMGIFAAVAKENAVGDSKAIDINPGQLKCCTNCNFSFSGLYTCDDVGKKCDPVCKKCAVVQTYTGKKFKCTDTFLGMCGPSCKN from the exons ATGAAGAGCAGCACGCTGTTGGTGATCCTGGTTCTCCAGGCCGTTCTGGCCATGGGGATATTCGCAGCTGTGGCTAAAGAAAATG CCGTGGGCGACAGCAAGGCCATCGACATCAACCCGGGGCAGCTCAAGTGCTGCACCAACTGCAACTTCTCCTTCTCGGGGCTCTACACCTGCGACGACGTCGGCAAGAAGTGCGACCCCGTCTGCAAGAAGTGCGCCGTCGTGCAGACCTACACGGGCAAGAAGTTCAAGTGCACCGACACCTTCCTCGGCATGTGCGGCCCCTCGTGCAAGAACTGA
- the LOC133910317 gene encoding uncharacterized protein LOC133910317 — MEEAPELISPRISFSHDLATVATPPAPPSRRSDTSLLVSCLPEPEFAFANANAAAADVSPADRLFAGGKLLPVPPLPPPPKPNPSKQQTTSGSRVKAQAWQQKRPGSWASPFSRSSSVNSATTTGAPRSAGRFGCPSFPLMRSRSAGSAAVARDGLGNIGSDAGAHRTRYKKVGAAASAAASNVGSSRVYYYGGSRKGSSHGVRVSPVLNVPFIGTSVMNLMSYLLCDCSSKTTKNRGNIL, encoded by the coding sequence ATGGAAGAAGCCCCAGAGCTGATCAGCCCGAGGATCTCCTTCTCCCACGACCTAGCCACGGTCGCGACACCGCCCGCCCCGCCCAGCCGGCGGTCGGACACGTCGCTGCTCGTGTCATGCCTCCCCGAGCCGGAGTTCGCCTTCGCCAACGCCAATGCGGCTGCCGCCGACGTCTCCCCGGCCGACCGCCTCTTCGCCGGAGGCAAGCTACTTCCAGTGCCGCCGCTGCCACCCCCTCCCAAGCCCAACCCGTCCAAGCAACAGACAACAAGCGGGAGCCGTGTCAAGGCGCAGGCGTGGCAACAGAAGCGGCCAGGTTCGTGGGCGTCCCCGTTCTCACGTAGCAGCAGCGTCAACTCCGCAACGACGACGGGCGCGCCGCGGTCGGCGGGGAGGTTCGGCTGCCCGTCGTTCCCGCTTATGCGCAGCCGGTCAGCCGGGTCGGCAGCCGTGGCGCGGGATGGCTTGGGCAACATCGGCTCGGACGCCGGCGCCCATCGGACACGGTACAAGAAAGTTGGTGCTGCAGCTTCAGCTGCAGCTAGTAACGTTGGTAGTTCAAGAGTCTACTACTATGGAGGTAGTAGAAAAGGTAGCAGCCATGGTGTTAGGGTTAGCCCGGTACTTAACGTGCCATTCATTGGCACGAGTGTAATGAACCTAATGAGCTACTTGCTTTGTGATTGTAGCAGTAAGACCACGAAGAATAGGGGAAATATCTTGTGA